The following proteins are encoded in a genomic region of Ornithodoros turicata isolate Travis chromosome 6, ASM3712646v1, whole genome shotgun sequence:
- the LOC135399230 gene encoding sodium-dependent nutrient amino acid transporter 1-like, with protein sequence MSKEGSHPTRGHWGRSVEFFLSCASSCVGLGNVWRFPTIAYENGGGAFLIPYLIVLLVIGRPLYYMELIFGQFSGLGHVKAWKAVPAMRGVGYAQMFTSVYMSIYYNFVIAITVRYFVASVSSSLPWTECQDHWFEGTNPQLSCDSFNINGPPANRTAEQVNLTLETSNLRVSVPELYWKYRIAHQSEGLWDIQWMSWELALCMAFVYVFLSISVIKGVQTLGKLAYFTATFPYAVLISLLVVACMQEGALDGIKRFFKPEWHKLLDIQVWYKACEQSFYSLGVGYGFMIMFSGYNDFKRNIYRDAVLLSILDTFTSVLAGTVVFAVLGGLSAKLGVNFNEVINAVGTELVFIVYPEALSKIEFVPQLWSALFFIMLFTLGVGSSVAFLECIFTAMRDQFPLLQRRKWILVLPSAVLLFFCGLPLTTDAGQYIVKLLDNYGVATAAFLYAILESISIMWIYGIRNFSKDAEFMLERKVGIFWKVTWAVTAPVLLTGIFIYGNVLLFLDGSSGGKGIPWWGNLIGWMLAAMCLIQIPIWMFVVFAKTKGATLLQKVRNSFKPAQDWGPRNLKTREQWREFKDCVHNNMLRQPYQIAVLPEKAAHTNPCFDFNETTLF encoded by the exons ATGTCCAAGGAGGGATCTCATCCCACTCGCGGTCACTGGGGGAGGAGTGTGGAGTTCTTCCTCTCTTGTGCCTCGTCGTGCGTAGGACTCGGAAACGTCTGGAGATTTCCAACCATTGCGTACGAGAACGGAGGAG GAGCCTTCTTGATTCCTTACTTGATAGTGCTTCTAGTCATCGGCCGTCCCTTGTACTACATGGAACTGATCTTTGGTCAGTTCAGTGGTTTGGGACACGTGAAAGCATGGAAAGCGGTGCCAGCTATGCGAG GCGTAGGCTATGCCCAGATGTTCACCAGTGTTTACATGTCCATCTACTACAATTTCGTCATCGCCATCACAGTTCGTTACTTCGTTGCTTCCGTGTCGTCTTCTCTCCCATGGACCGAGTGTCAAGACCACTGGTTTGAAGGAACCAACCCCCAACTCTCATGCGACAGCTTCAACATCAACGGACCTCCAGCTAACCGCACCGCGGAGCAA GTTAATCTTACACTGGAGACCAGCAATCTCAGAGTATCAGTACCGGAGCTTTATTGGAA GTACCGTATCGCTCACCAGTCTGAGGGCCTGTGGGATATCCAGTGGATGAGTTGGGAACTTGCTCTGTGCATGGCATTCGTCTATGTCTTCTTATCGATCAGTGTCATCAAAGGCGTCCAGACGCTTGGCAAG CTGGCGTACTTCACTGCTACCTTTCCATACGCCGTGCTGATTTCGCTGCTGGTCGTTGCCTGCATGCAAGAGGGTGCCCTCGACGGCATCAAAAGATTCTTCAAACCAGAATGGCACAAGCTTCTCGATATTCAG GTGTGGTACAAAGCCTGCGAGCAGTCCTTCTATTCCTTAGGTGTTGGCTATGGGTTCATGATTATGTTTTCCGGTTACAATGACTTCAAGAGGAATATCTACAG AGACGCCGTCCTCTTGAGCATTCTGGACACCTTTACCAGTGTCTTGGCAGGCACCGTGGTCTTCGCTGTTCTGGGAGGTCTTTCTGCCAAACTGGGCGTCAACTTCAACGAGGTCATCAATGCAG TTGGAACAGAACTGGTGTTCATCGTTTACCCTGAAGCGCTTTCCAAGATCGAGTTTGTACCTCAGTTGTGGTCTGCGCTGTTCTTCATCATGCTCTTCACTCTCGGCGTCGGCAGCTCC GTAGCGTTCCTGGAATGCATCTTCACTGCAATGAGAGATCAGTTTCCTCTGCTACAGAGACGCAAATGGATTCTAGTGTTGCCCTCTGcggttcttcttttcttctgcgGACTTCCTCTTACGACAGAC GCAGGACAGTACATCGTCAAGTTGCTGGACAACTACGGCGTTGCGACCGCGGCCTTTCTGTACGCTATATTGGAAAGCATTTCTATTATGTGGATCTACG GCATCCGAAACTTTTCCAAGGACGCGGAGTTCATGCTGGAGAGAAAAGTGGGAATTTTTTGGAAAGTGACCTGGGCTGTTACCGCTCCTGTACTACTTACT GGTATCTTCATTTACGGTAACGTGCTGCTATTCTTGGACGGCAGCAGTGGCGGAAAAGGAATTCCTTGGTGGGGCAACCTCATTGGCTGGATGCTGGCTGCCATGTGCCTTATTCAGATTCCTATATGGATGTTTGTTGTGTTCGCAAAAACAAAAGGAGCCACACTGCTCCAG AAAGTGCGAAACAGCTTCAAGCCAGCCCAGGACTGGGGACCTCGTAATCTCAAGACCAGAGAACAGTGGAGAGAATTCAAAGACTGTGTCCACAACAACATGCTTCGTCAACCCTACCAGATAGCAGTGCTTCCAGAGAAAGCCGCACACACCAATCCCTGCTTCGACTTCAATGAAACCACATTATTTTGA